GCCGCCGGGCGCCGGGCCAGGCCTGAGGCCTGCGTCCTCGGGCGCGTCCTCGGTCTCGCGTTGCTGACGCAGCCGGCGGAGGGCGCTGGCCAGGCGGCTGGGCGAGGCGCTGCGGCCGCGGAGCTCGCCCAGCACCTGGTCTCGGTAGAAGTCTTCGGCGCAGGCGCCGTGCGCCCGGTAGCAGCGCAGCGAGCAGTAGGGCACGTTACAGCGCGGGCAAGTGTAGCGCGCCGGCTGGGCCTCCCCGGCCGGGCAGAAGGCACACGGCCCGGCCGGCTCCATGGCAACTGGCGCCGCAGGCCTCCAGCGAACGCGCACGGGCTCCCGCCCGGCACTTCCGGCGCTTCTCGGTTACTTCCGCCTCTCTGCGCGGCCGACGGAGCGCTTACGCAAACCGCCCCGAGGGCTCTCGGCCATTTCCGCCCGCACTCGGAGACCAGGCCCCACCCCTCGCTCCAGTAGAGCTCGGGCAGGCGCAGGAGCCGCTCGTGACGTAGGAGCCCCGCCCTGCGCGGTGCGAGAGGCTAGGCAGGCGGGTCCAGCCGGCGCTCCGCCGGGCCAGCTCGCCCCCTCGTGGTTGCCCTTTGGGCACTACAGAGAGGTGCGGCAGAAAAGGATCATTGCTAAGCACCTAGCCCGGGCCCCGCGCTGGGGAACACAGACTTTTGTAAAGGGGAGAGTGGAAGAAAAGGCCAGGACGAAGTACCTAGCCTAGACTGGGGGTGTGTGTCCGGGGCATTTCCTCTTTTCAGAAGACTGCAACATTTGACAAATATCTGAGCTGTTTGATTTCCTCCTCCAAACCTATGGTTAATCCCACTTCAAAGTGCAGACTCCGAACTAGGTGCCAAAAACATTGAGGAGCAAAAAGAGGTGGGTCCCTATCCTAATGGAGCTTACAGTTTGGGGTGGAGTAGGGGTGATGACCCACAAACTGTGCCAAGCGCTGTGAAGGCTGGAGCCATGGCAGCCCTGAAAGTGAGCTCTGGTTCTTTGGTCCCTCACCTCACTCACATGCAGCCCCACCTACACTCTGCTCTGCCTTCAAAATACCTTGTATTTCTCTCAATATGGATCGTGTATTTCCCTCCCAAGATCTGGATGGATTTGACCACCCTCGAGTCAGCTCATTTTTTGCAGCCCCACTACCGCTGGTGTTCTAGGCCACTTGCCCGTCAACTGGATGACACCACTTTAACCAGTTTCCTAACTTTCTTGCCAGCCCTCCAGAAAAAGCAGCCAGACAAAACAGTAGATCACAAGTCAGGTGACATCAGGcccttgcttaaaaccctccCCCGCACTTGGACTCAAACCCCAAACTCCTCCCCACGTCTGACAGGACCCTGTAGGACCTGCCACACGCCTCTGCACAGTTTTCTGAGTTGGAACTCTGTCGTCATCTCACTGCTTGACTGGCTCCTCGTTTCAGGTCTCACACATCCCGTCTCCAGAGGCCTTCCCTAGGATGGTCTGTCTGTCCAACCCCCCTCCCTCTTTCATTACAGCACTTATTTTGAGGCTGTAACTAACACTTGTAACTAGTGTTCTCACTTTTGCCACAAGAATCTAAACTCCttgaggccggccccatggcgcagcggttaagtttgcacgttccgcttctcggcagcttGGGGTTTGCTGCTTCAGATCCCGCGTGggggacatggcgccacttggtaagccatgctgcccaggcatcccacatataaagtagaggaagatgggcacgaatgttagctcagggccagtcttccaaaGAAAACTAAACTCCTAGAAAGGAGGGGGCCGTATGTTTCTAAAAAAGATCCCTACAGAGGTGCTGACCTAAGCACTTTGCAtccttcatttaattctcatagcagGATTATGGCAGAAATTAAATAAGTAGTTAGTTCAagtcagccagccagccagccagccagccagtaAATAGAGCAAGGAGCCAAAGTCAAGGCAGCCCCAGTCCAGAGCCCAAGGTCTTTACCCCACAGCGTGCTGTATCCCAAGAACCAGCAGGTTCAAAGACCTTAGCAGAATGAACGAGTGGGTACTGCAGGTGCTGCTAGAAGGGAACCTTGAATCGGCCCCAGAACTCCACTTCCGGGAACACTGATTCAATCCAGTGACCAACCCCGGCTGTGATTAGGTTAACAGGGCCAGCCAGGTGCTCAGAGGTACCAAAAAGGTCACCAGTTCCAATGTAATCAGGCAATGCTCTCCAAAGCTGGGGCAGACCAGATCCCTGCCCTGGACCCCACTAAGCCTCAGCTGGTCCCAAGCTCAGGGAAAGCCCAGATTGGCGGTTTGCTGATACATCTTCTACTGGAACTCCTCCCTCCACTGCTGCCTTCATAAAACCTCCCACCACAATGCTTCCTGTTATGTTCTCTGCTCAAAAGAAGAGTAAGAACAAATAGGAGGATTTGGGGGAATTATCAAGTTATTTGGGATTGGAAGTTGCCTCAAATCTACCTCTGAAGGGCCAGCATCTGTGGTTACTGATTTTCCCGGGAAAccttttcttataatttatcaACCTTCCGGCCCCTAAGGGCCTCTCCCTCTTCCTAACTTGACGCTGCCAAGAAACCAAAAGCAGGCCTCTCTAATGGACACACCACCAGCCCTAGAAACTGTATCTCTCTCtctgcaaatgaaaacaaaacaatgagatGACTGGGTTAAATGGCTTTATTAGCAAAAGCCAGGATTACAAAGGACTTAAGAGTTGGCATTGGGGCCCTTCTTCTTGCCAAAGGTGGGCACGACATTGACAAAGCGCCGGTTGTACTGCATCCGCCGCTTGGCCCGgcctgtcttcttcttctttttctcctgcttgGCCACCTGGGAAAACGGAGGGCTGGTCAGACCCTGGTTGACATCTTCCAAGCCTTCCCTCAGGCTCATCTCCAGGGAGGGGGAAGGCAGACACGGAAAGGGCCAAAGATCTTTCAAAGTCCAAATGCCATCACTAACGCTCTCACTTACCTTGGGAGTCTGACCTCTGACTTTCCCAGCACGGGCTAGGGAGCCATGGACTTTACCTGTGgtgggaaaggagaaagcaagCAGTTAGGGAGCAAGAAGGGGCCAAGcgggaagaagaacaaagtcggaGAAATTTAGCTTCTGACCAAGAATGTCTAGTTTGGTACATTCTGACGTTTCACTTCAGGATTTCCCAGTCCCTGATTTTAAACAAGAACTCAACAGCACCTCGGGGGTCTGGTCTGACCCCCTGATTTTAGTGAGAAAAGTGGGAAACAGACAAGGATCTAGTAAGTGACTGAAACAGAACTATATGCTGACTCAGTCTCCCGTGGACCTCTCCTGAGCTCATTTGGAGAGAGGTAAACAGAAGAACAGCCCTGGATTGAGGACACTGAACGCCACACCCCACACCCATATGTGCTTACAAGCAGTTCAAACGACACTCCTCCCCAACTTACCTCCAAGCATGCGGCCGGCTACTTCCAGAGTGGTCAGAGCCTCCACCCCACACTGGCCCAGAGTAGCCTCATCCTCCAGGGGCGTGCCTGCCAAGAGCACGACTTGATCTTCTGCAGCGATGCCCTCCAACGAGGCCACATGAGCCTACGGGGAAAAATGAGGCTCGTGAGCGTTCCCGCGGGGGCCGAAATGGAAGAACACGGGAGGATTGAGCCCAGCCCAAGGAGCACCACGCGGCCTTACCTTGATCTGGGCGACCGTCTCCTGGCCGGTCACCTCGAGGGTGTGTAGCTCCTGGGCGCGGACAAAGAGCTGCATGTCGGCGACTGAGGAAAGAAAGACTCGTGAAACACACACGCCGGCCGAGAGAAGGGCGGGGAACAGGTGGCGGGCTGGGCACGATCGCACCGGGACGTAGGTGGTCGCGGGGTCTCACGTGGGGAAGGCCGGGCCTGCGAGGCAGGTCGGGTGGGGACCGGAGCCCGGCCCACAGAgcagcccctcttcctctatcctccccgcgccctccggcCTCGCGGTCAACCTGCTATTAAGCTCTCCGGATCCAACCGTGGCCCAAATCTTACCTGAATCGCTGCCACCGCAGCCGCTACCGCGAAGATGGAGTCGAGAAAGAGGAAGGAGCGAGGGCGCGCACGTCCTCACCTCCTGCTGCGTGCTACGTCACTACTGAGCGACCGCGAGGGCCTTGGCTTTTTGTAGCACGGCCGCTCTAGCTCCCCCTCCTTACGCTTCGCGCAGGCGTCATTTCTGTCCCGGCGGCGCGCGCAGGAAGGGGCGGGACCAGGCCGGTTGCGCGCGCAGAAGGCTAGTGTACGGGGCAGTTCAAGATGGCGGCGACCATGTTCCGGGCTGTTCTGCGGGGCTGGAGAACCGGCGTCCAGCCGGGCTGCGGGCTACGGCGGCTGGTGAGAGCGCTGAGCctggagctgggggcagagggctAGGTGTGAGGCTCCTTGTTATTCCTATAACCCTAAAGACGGCGTCCTACTTGGGGCCTTAGTTTCCCGTCTGATCGGGGCTTCTTTTCTGAGCTCAAATGCAAGATGGAGAGGGAAGGTGGCAGGGCCTGGAGCGCCCTCCGGAGTGTGGGAAGTGGAAACTGATTGGAGGAGAACCCGGGTTAGTCAggagtgggaggggctggggccggccgtggccgagtggttaagttcctgcgctccgcttcggcggcccgggttcgcaggttcggatcctgcgcgaggacctacacaccgctcatcaggccatgctgtggcggcatcccacgtag
This sequence is a window from Equus caballus isolate H_3958 breed thoroughbred chromosome 12, TB-T2T, whole genome shotgun sequence. Protein-coding genes within it:
- the FAU gene encoding ubiquitin-like FUBI-ribosomal protein eS30 fusion protein, whose protein sequence is MQLFVRAQELHTLEVTGQETVAQIKAHVASLEGIAAEDQVVLLAGTPLEDEATLGQCGVEALTTLEVAGRMLGGKVHGSLARAGKVRGQTPKVAKQEKKKKKTGRAKRRMQYNRRFVNVVPTFGKKKGPNANS